The window GAGAGCACGCCGCCGCCCACGCCGGTGGTCACGGCGCAGCCGGAACCTTCCGGAAGCGCGGAGGAGAAGGTGACGCGCGTGCAGGTGGTCGTGCCCGAGGGCGATCCCCAGCAGACGGTGCGCATCGTGGTCATCGACGAGCAGGGGGTGCGGACGGTCTTCGAGCGCGCCCTGCCGCCCGGAGCCCGGGTGGAAGAGACCATCCGGACGCGCGGGTACACCATCATCCAGATCTTCGTACAGAACCGCCTGATCCAGGAGGTCCGCCCCTGATGCGCGAGGTGCGGCTGTCGGCCAGCATCCTGGCCGCCGACTTCACCCGTCTGGGCGACGCCGTCGCCGCGGCGGAGCGCGGCGGCGTGGACTGGATCCACATCGACGTGATGGACGGCCGGTTCGTGCCGGAGATCACCATCGGGGCGGTCATCGTGGAAGCGGTCCGCCGCGTCACCCGCCTGCCCCTCGATGTGCACCTGATGGTCGCCGAACCGGAGCGCCACATCGCCCGCTTCATCCGCGCCGGCGCCGCCTCTCTCACCGTGCACGCCGAGGCGGCCGCGGACCTGCTCCAGGCGGTCCGTCAGATCAAAGCGGCGGGCGCGCGGGCCGCGGCGGCGGTCAACCCCGCCACGCCGGCGGAGGCCCTCCTGTCCGCGCTGGACGAGGTGGACATGGTCCTGGTGATGACCGTGCATCCGGGCTATGCCGGCCAGGCCTTCATTCCGGACGTGCTGCCCAAGGTGCGCCAGGTCCGGAGCTGGCTGGACGCCCGCCCCCGCGCCGTCCATCTGCAGGTCGACGGCGGGATCAACGAGACGACGGCCAAAGAAGCGATCGCGGCGGGAGCCGATGTGCTCGTGGCGGCCCAGGCCATCTTCAACGGCCCGGGCGGCATCGAAGCCTCGGTGGCCCGCCTGCGGGCGGCGGCGACGCGGCGCGCCTGACCCCGTGGCCGGCCTGGCGTTCGTCACCCATCCCGACTGCATGAAGCACCTCACCGGTCCGGGGCACCCCGAGCGGCCGGAGCGCCTCCGGGCCGTGCTGGACGCGGTGGGGGAGGCGGAGGACCTCGAACCCCACCTGCAGCGGCTCAGTGCGGAGCCGGTGGATGAGGAGGTGCTGCGCGCCGTCCACACGCCGCAGTACATCGAACAGGTCCGCCGGATCGCCGCGGAGGGGGGAGGGGCGCTGGATCAGGACACCGTGGTGTCGCCGGCCTCCTTCGACGCCGCGCGTCTGGCGGCGGGTGCCGCGGTGGAGGCCGTTCGCGCCGCGCCGGGCACCGATCGCCGGGCCGCCTTCGCCGCCGTCCGGCCTCCGGGACATCACGCCCTGCCGGGGCGGGGGATGGGGTTCTGTCTCTTCAACAACGTGGCCTGCGCCGCGGCCGTCGCCCAGCACCAGCTGGGCCGGAGGCGCGTCCTCATCCTGGACTGGGACGTGCACCACGGCAACGGCACGCAGGAGATCTTCTACCGCAGTCCCGCCGTCCTCTATCTCTCCCTCCACCAGGAGCACTGGTATCCGGGAACGGGGGCGATGGATGAGACGGGCGCCGGCGACGGGGTCGGGTTCACGATCAACATCCCTCTCCCCGCGGGCACCGGGGATGGGGGGTACCGCCACGCCTTCGAAGAGATCGTCCTGCCTGTGGTCACGGCCTTCGCACCCGAGGTGGTGCTGATCTCCGCGGGCTACGACGCGCACATCGACGATCCGCTGGGCGGCATGGCCCTCACCGCGCGCGGCTTCTACAACCTCACCGCGCTCGTGCGGGCGGCCCACGCCGGTCCCGTGGTCCTG is drawn from Armatimonadota bacterium and contains these coding sequences:
- the rpe gene encoding ribulose-phosphate 3-epimerase — translated: MREVRLSASILAADFTRLGDAVAAAERGGVDWIHIDVMDGRFVPEITIGAVIVEAVRRVTRLPLDVHLMVAEPERHIARFIRAGAASLTVHAEAAADLLQAVRQIKAAGARAAAAVNPATPAEALLSALDEVDMVLVMTVHPGYAGQAFIPDVLPKVRQVRSWLDARPRAVHLQVDGGINETTAKEAIAAGADVLVAAQAIFNGPGGIEASVARLRAAATRRA
- a CDS encoding histone deacetylase; this encodes MAGLAFVTHPDCMKHLTGPGHPERPERLRAVLDAVGEAEDLEPHLQRLSAEPVDEEVLRAVHTPQYIEQVRRIAAEGGGALDQDTVVSPASFDAARLAAGAAVEAVRAAPGTDRRAAFAAVRPPGHHALPGRGMGFCLFNNVACAAAVAQHQLGRRRVLILDWDVHHGNGTQEIFYRSPAVLYLSLHQEHWYPGTGAMDETGAGDGVGFTINIPLPAGTGDGGYRHAFEEIVLPVVTAFAPEVVLISAGYDAHIDDPLGGMALTARGFYNLTALVRAAHAGPVVLVLEGGYALPQLGRSVVATLGALAGRPAPEAPPADELPYTTVSARVRAVRRIVRNYWNI